The Hymenobacter chitinivorans DSM 11115 genome contains a region encoding:
- the cphA gene encoding cyanophycin synthetase: MKIIDLRTMRGPSYWSVKHYKLIVMKVDLGEQADVWSNHFPALAEQLPTLLPELGQVPATETEKSVHKHPPLTTEQLLDGEPLGHVIQHVALALQRMAGMPVYWGKSYPAHQAGVEFVVFAYQEERAGRVAAEAAVQLVEDLCKGKTVDVKAIVDELHEIREDEFVGPSTWSIVSEAASRNIPYIQLKNSSIIQLGYGVNQKRIWATTTSYTSHAGVEVAGNKNRTKAMLRDSGVPVPNGTTVYSEAGLRDAVEELGFPIVTKPLDGNHGKGATIRIMNWDDAVEGLKAAQVYSRAVIVEQFIEGDDHRLLVVNGKLIAAARRTPAAVTGNGTNTIQELIDEVNKDPRRGIGHEKVLTSIKADQHTLDILKAQDLTLESVLPEGKQLYLKSTANISTGGTATDVTDLVHPYNVLMAQRVAGIVGLDICGIDVLTSDIAIPLNETRGAVIEVNAAPGFRMHISPADGLPRNVAEPVVDMLFPPGANARIPIFAVTGTNGKTTTTHLLSHIVASKGYKVGHTTTSGIYIQGVQLQSGDCTGGQSAEFVLKDPTVNFAVLETARGGMLRSGLGFHTCDVAIVTNVAADHLGMRDIYTVEEMAQVKGVLPRTVRKNGWAVLNADNDYTYAMREKLECRVALFSMNEHSPRIREHVENGGLAAVHEEGYITIYKNSYKLRIDRAAEFPITFGGRATFNIENCLAAALACYCYGFDKDDIKVALRTFVPSAAKTPGRMNVYKFPTFEVIVDYAHNTHGIEKFAEFLDATEATHKVGVVSGLGDRRDEDTLSFSRVAGRIFDEIILRQDRDLRGKTKEELKDIMIRGLKLDKPELPITYIEDEMDAIDHVMQTAKPGSVIVLFTENIKATLQKLDEYESKIPAELAS, translated from the coding sequence ATGAAAATCATTGACCTCCGCACGATGCGCGGCCCAAGCTACTGGTCCGTCAAGCATTACAAGCTGATTGTAATGAAAGTCGACCTGGGCGAGCAGGCCGATGTGTGGTCGAACCACTTCCCGGCTTTGGCCGAGCAATTGCCGACGTTGCTGCCCGAGCTGGGCCAGGTGCCGGCCACCGAAACCGAGAAATCAGTTCATAAACACCCGCCCTTGACTACGGAGCAACTGCTCGACGGCGAGCCGCTGGGCCACGTAATTCAGCACGTGGCTCTGGCCCTGCAACGGATGGCGGGCATGCCCGTGTACTGGGGCAAGTCGTACCCGGCCCATCAGGCGGGCGTGGAATTCGTCGTGTTTGCCTACCAGGAGGAACGGGCCGGCCGCGTAGCCGCCGAAGCCGCCGTGCAACTCGTGGAGGATTTGTGCAAGGGTAAAACGGTGGATGTAAAGGCCATTGTGGATGAGTTGCACGAAATCCGGGAAGACGAGTTTGTGGGCCCCAGCACCTGGAGTATCGTTTCAGAGGCGGCCTCGCGCAACATTCCCTATATCCAGCTCAAAAACAGCAGCATCATCCAGCTGGGCTACGGCGTGAACCAAAAGCGCATCTGGGCCACCACAACCAGCTACACCTCCCACGCGGGGGTGGAAGTGGCCGGCAATAAGAACCGCACCAAGGCCATGCTCCGCGACTCCGGGGTACCCGTGCCCAACGGTACCACCGTGTACTCGGAAGCCGGCCTGCGCGACGCGGTGGAAGAGCTGGGTTTCCCCATCGTGACCAAGCCGCTCGACGGCAACCACGGCAAGGGCGCAACCATCCGCATCATGAACTGGGACGACGCCGTGGAAGGACTCAAAGCAGCGCAGGTGTATTCCCGGGCCGTTATTGTGGAGCAGTTCATCGAGGGCGACGACCATCGGTTGCTCGTGGTGAACGGCAAGCTCATTGCTGCCGCCCGGCGCACCCCGGCCGCCGTTACCGGCAACGGCACCAATACCATCCAGGAGCTCATTGACGAGGTCAACAAGGATCCGCGCCGCGGTATCGGCCACGAAAAGGTGCTGACCAGCATCAAGGCCGACCAGCACACGCTGGACATTCTCAAGGCCCAGGACCTAACCCTGGAATCGGTGTTGCCGGAGGGTAAACAGCTGTATTTGAAAAGCACGGCCAACATCAGCACCGGCGGTACGGCCACCGACGTGACGGATTTGGTGCACCCCTACAACGTGCTCATGGCCCAGCGCGTGGCCGGCATCGTGGGCCTCGACATCTGCGGCATCGATGTGCTGACCTCCGACATTGCCATTCCGTTGAACGAAACCCGGGGCGCGGTTATCGAGGTAAATGCGGCGCCCGGCTTCCGGATGCACATTTCCCCGGCCGACGGCCTGCCCCGCAACGTGGCCGAGCCGGTGGTCGACATGCTGTTTCCGCCCGGCGCCAATGCCCGGATTCCAATTTTTGCCGTGACCGGTACCAACGGTAAAACGACGACGACCCACCTGTTGTCGCACATTGTGGCTTCTAAAGGCTATAAAGTAGGGCATACTACCACCAGCGGCATCTACATTCAGGGTGTGCAGTTGCAGAGCGGCGACTGTACCGGCGGGCAAAGTGCCGAGTTTGTGCTCAAAGACCCAACCGTTAACTTTGCGGTGCTCGAAACGGCCCGCGGCGGTATGCTGCGCTCGGGCCTGGGCTTCCACACCTGCGACGTGGCCATTGTGACCAACGTGGCGGCCGACCACCTGGGTATGCGCGACATCTACACGGTAGAGGAAATGGCCCAGGTGAAGGGCGTACTACCCCGCACCGTGCGCAAAAACGGCTGGGCCGTGCTCAACGCCGACAACGACTACACCTACGCCATGCGCGAGAAGCTGGAATGCCGGGTGGCGCTCTTCAGCATGAACGAGCACAGCCCCCGCATTCGGGAGCACGTCGAAAATGGGGGCCTGGCTGCCGTGCACGAGGAAGGCTACATCACCATCTACAAGAATAGCTACAAGCTGCGCATCGACCGGGCGGCCGAGTTTCCCATCACGTTTGGCGGCCGGGCTACGTTCAATATCGAAAACTGCTTGGCCGCGGCCCTAGCCTGCTACTGCTACGGCTTCGACAAGGACGACATCAAAGTGGCTTTGCGCACATTTGTGCCCTCAGCAGCCAAAACCCCGGGCCGGATGAACGTCTACAAGTTCCCGACCTTCGAGGTCATCGTCGACTACGCCCACAACACCCACGGCATCGAGAAATTTGCCGAGTTCCTGGACGCTACCGAGGCGACTCACAAAGTAGGGGTGGTGTCGGGTCTGGGCGACCGGCGCGACGAGGACACACTCAGCTTCTCACGGGTGGCGGGACGGATCTTCGACGAGATAATTCTGCGCCAGGACCGGGACTTACGCGGCAAAACCAAGGAGGAACTCAAGGATATTATGATCCGGGGCCTAAAGCTTGACAAGCCCGAGCTGCCCATCACCTACATCGAGGATGAGATGGACGCCATTGACCACGTGATGCAGACGGCCAAGCCGGGCTCAGTTATCGTGCTGTTCACGGAGAACATCAAGGCCACGCTGCAGAAGCTGGATGAGTACGAATCCAAGATTCCGGCGGAGCTAGCCTCCTGA